One bacterium genomic region harbors:
- a CDS encoding vWA domain-containing protein, with protein sequence MLSWASKRQLVYLLLVVGALVMVSAYPIYRTYIYHEASCFDGARNQDEEGVDCGGLCKAVCSFSVTPLVVEWSRFFKVNDGTYDLAAYVENRNFGAGIERIGYKFELYDNGSNLLATQRGSIFVNPSEQFVIYESNIKVGDATPTRVFFEFDKPPQWIKGTLAQQVLSVKSRSLTDPYSSPHLEAKILNDSIDAFSNVTISAIVYNSSKNAIAASETTLDAIGKGEEKKVFFSWPAPFFSRPISGSCTAPTDTMLVFDRSGSMESDGKNPSQPLTNAKNAARTFIDKIGPADKVGLVSFATTASEPVDLFLSSDVERVKRAIEKIEISKDSEASGYTNMGDAIKKATIELSSSNHESIAKRAIIVLTDGDSNRPKNPNNPKDTTYPEIFASEKAAEAKKAGISIYAIGLGSGVSEDYLRDTIASTPDYYYKAITSANLEGIYEKIARDVCKEETFTTDVLIHLNHMLPQSR encoded by the coding sequence ATGTTGTCTTGGGCTTCAAAACGACAGCTCGTATATCTCCTCCTTGTGGTGGGAGCGCTTGTTATGGTGTCTGCGTATCCGATTTATCGTACATATATATATCACGAAGCTTCATGTTTTGATGGAGCGAGAAATCAAGATGAAGAAGGGGTTGATTGTGGCGGATTATGCAAAGCAGTATGTAGCTTTAGTGTGACGCCCTTGGTTGTGGAATGGAGTCGATTTTTTAAGGTAAATGATGGAACGTATGATCTTGCTGCATATGTTGAGAACAGAAACTTTGGCGCAGGGATTGAACGTATTGGATACAAATTTGAATTGTATGATAATGGGAGCAATCTTCTTGCTACTCAACGAGGAAGTATTTTTGTGAACCCGAGTGAACAATTTGTTATCTACGAATCAAATATAAAAGTAGGGGATGCGACACCCACCCGTGTGTTTTTTGAATTTGATAAACCTCCCCAATGGATAAAAGGAACATTGGCACAGCAAGTTCTTTCGGTAAAATCACGCTCGCTAACAGATCCTTATAGCTCCCCTCATCTCGAAGCAAAGATTTTAAACGATTCAATAGATGCATTTTCAAATGTAACGATATCAGCAATAGTGTATAACAGCAGTAAAAATGCCATTGCTGCTTCAGAAACAACACTTGATGCGATAGGGAAAGGAGAAGAAAAAAAAGTTTTTTTTAGCTGGCCTGCGCCGTTTTTCTCACGTCCCATATCGGGAAGCTGTACTGCGCCTACGGATACCATGCTCGTGTTTGACCGATCGGGAAGTATGGAAAGCGATGGGAAAAATCCTTCTCAACCGCTTACAAACGCAAAAAATGCTGCAAGAACATTTATCGACAAAATTGGACCAGCAGATAAGGTTGGGTTGGTGTCGTTTGCAACAACTGCCTCCGAACCTGTTGACCTTTTTTTGTCCTCTGACGTAGAGCGTGTTAAAAGAGCAATTGAAAAGATTGAAATTTCGAAAGATTCCGAGGCAAGCGGGTATACAAATATGGGGGATGCGATCAAAAAAGCAACGATTGAGCTCTCCTCTTCCAATCACGAAAGCATTGCAAAACGCGCTATAATTGTGTTAACTGACGGTGATTCTAATAGACCTAAAAATCCTAACAATCCAAAAGACACGACGTATCCGGAAATATTTGCAAGTGAAAAAGCAGCAGAAGCGAAAAAAGCAGGAATAAGTATTTACGCAATCGGCCTCGGAAGTGGAGTGAGCGAAGATTACCTCAGAGATACTATTGCTTCTACGCCGGACTATTACTACAAAGCTATTACTTCAGCCAACCTTGAGGGTATTTATGAAAAAATTGCCCGGGATGTTTGTAAGGAAGAAACCTTTACGACTGACGTTTTAATCCATCTTAATCATATGTTACCCCAATCGCGATAA